In the genome of Hymenobacter cellulosivorans, one region contains:
- a CDS encoding T9SS type A sorting domain-containing protein, with the protein MTSGGNVTFTFHPLGATAGGNLAILYLREGSAGGYPGYAMTKNGAGDFTFTKAIANGTVTSLYFTYQVGAGGPERNTAATPFSYTVGTSCTPALMALATTSASKVSELLVTPNPSAGKLAVQFTLNQSETYALALYDLQGRLVKTVATGTAAGAQVIPVQASEYPAGVYLLRLTTGKQVLTQRLVLSR; encoded by the coding sequence GTGACAAGTGGGGGCAACGTCACGTTCACCTTCCACCCGCTCGGGGCTACGGCCGGCGGCAATCTGGCTATTCTCTACCTGCGCGAAGGCTCGGCCGGGGGCTACCCGGGCTACGCCATGACGAAGAATGGTGCCGGGGATTTCACCTTCACCAAGGCTATTGCCAACGGCACCGTGACCAGCCTGTACTTCACCTACCAGGTTGGCGCGGGCGGACCCGAGCGTAACACGGCCGCTACGCCCTTCAGCTACACCGTGGGCACGAGCTGCACCCCGGCCCTGATGGCGCTGGCTACCACGTCGGCTTCCAAAGTCAGTGAGCTGCTGGTGACGCCTAACCCCAGCGCGGGCAAGTTGGCCGTTCAGTTCACCCTGAACCAGTCGGAAACGTACGCGCTGGCACTGTATGACTTGCAGGGGCGTCTGGTCAAGACGGTGGCTACCGGTACGGCGGCCGGGGCCCAGGTGATTCCCGTGCAGGCCAGTGAATACCCGGCCGGCGTCTACCTGCTACGCCTGACGACGGGCAAGCAGGTGCTCACCCAGCGCCTCGTGCTCAGCCGCTAA
- a CDS encoding glycosyl hydrolase, which yields MGISLPNRLPGSLPAQLAPPRKPWLRRLKALALAGLSLALSAAPALSQIVPVGAGSYTTVFPGTDQAGRNAVPPGSPLVSGVAATKPVPTNEFWSAKLQKDHVNNIFNYPLALRTHETGLVVNYIIPPSGPKEYRQPNSDVMAVTVGVQSLSAVRATVSDFSDWTVTMNWHSGSNDFNATVGMGMPFLYFTKGAADVAVVKVTVGTVTINNEMLLIRDSYNGGDYAVYAPVGSTWTNNAGTYTSTLNGKTYWSMAFLNPTAADALAAANDYKKYAYVFPASTAVSWQYTESTSVVKTTFTVTPSVKEGTGTTVLQGLLPHQWGYLASGSAQPAGQVYPSVRGQLKMLASNTFSTAYTFHGVLPTLPYLDNYSAGFSPVKLNDKVKALQNNGLAEWTDSYNEGQEMNKLIQTARIADEAGNVEARNKILATIKTRLEDWLSVEGGEKAFLFYYDTKWSALLGYPAGHHQDDNLNDHHFHWGYFIHAAAFVEQYQPGWASQWSEMVNMLIRDAANPSRTDTKFPFLRNFDPYAGHAWADGFASFPQGNNQESTSESMQFNSSLIHWGAITNNKATRDLGIYLYATEQAAIEEYWFDVNDRTFQPDYAYSVTGRVWGAGYDAGTFWTPDIRAVYGIQLYPMHGGSLYLGLNKPYVQKLWTEITQNTGILQNEANPNTWHDLLWEYLAFIDPVKAIQLYDSYPDRAIKFGVSDAQTYYWLHAMNALGQLDATVTANNPEAAVFIKNGQKTYVAQNYSSSPITVTFSDGYVLNVPARKLATSKDVAVAGTITANATEVAANGSVTLSVATTGSGVTGVEFFDGSTSLGTVTSTPYTKTAANLPVAIHNFYAKVYAGSLFKVTNIATVQVGKQVSFTGSPQAVPGTIEAGKYDSYPGGKGQGIAYNDASEGNQATFEPAPTVAFRTNENVDAVSDAAEGATVGWVDAGEWLEYTVNVSAAGTHTLAMRYAAGNATGGGPFFLSVDGTQVGGDQTVTTTSNWGTWATKTITGLNLPAGEHVLRLTFTQGGLNVGRLTFTYTGTGTSNTPPTVSLTSPTANASFAAPASINITANAADANGTVSKVEFFQGATKLGEDLTAPYSFSWTGVAAGTYSLTAKATDNANASTVSSAVSVVVTGGTTGGTCTGGPTNGDYTFSVSGASSNPTLTFVPGRSGVGSPTLLLYYGTSPNGPFPGYTAQPNTPFTLAANAGQTVYFYYTYSVPEGGERNTSATPHSVTVGNCGTGTTNTPPTVSLTSPATNASFAAPASITITANAADANGTVSKVEFFRGTTKLGEDLTAPYSYSWTGVAAGTYSLTAKATDNAGATTTSAAVSVTVTGGTSSGATALLLPISATAP from the coding sequence ATGGGTATATCCCTACCTAACCGCCTGCCCGGTAGTTTGCCGGCGCAGCTGGCTCCGCCGCGCAAGCCCTGGCTCCGCCGCCTGAAAGCCCTGGCCCTGGCTGGTTTGAGTCTGGCCCTGAGTGCCGCGCCAGCCCTGAGCCAAATCGTGCCCGTGGGCGCGGGCAGCTACACCACTGTATTTCCGGGTACCGACCAGGCTGGCCGCAACGCCGTGCCACCCGGCTCCCCGCTGGTGAGTGGAGTAGCTGCTACCAAGCCGGTGCCGACCAACGAGTTCTGGTCGGCTAAGCTGCAAAAGGACCACGTCAACAACATCTTCAACTACCCACTGGCCCTGCGCACCCACGAAACCGGGTTGGTGGTGAACTACATCATCCCGCCCTCGGGCCCCAAGGAATACCGGCAGCCGAACAGCGACGTGATGGCCGTAACCGTGGGCGTGCAGAGCCTCAGTGCCGTGCGTGCTACCGTCTCGGACTTCTCCGACTGGACCGTGACCATGAACTGGCACAGCGGCTCCAATGACTTCAACGCTACCGTGGGCATGGGCATGCCCTTCCTGTACTTCACCAAAGGCGCTGCCGACGTGGCCGTGGTGAAAGTAACGGTGGGCACGGTGACCATCAATAACGAGATGCTGCTGATCCGGGACTCCTATAACGGGGGCGACTACGCCGTGTACGCTCCGGTGGGCTCGACCTGGACCAACAACGCGGGCACCTACACTTCCACGTTGAACGGCAAGACCTATTGGTCGATGGCCTTTCTGAACCCGACGGCTGCCGACGCGCTGGCCGCCGCCAACGATTACAAGAAGTACGCCTACGTATTCCCGGCCAGCACCGCGGTGAGCTGGCAGTACACGGAAAGTACCAGCGTGGTCAAAACCACCTTCACCGTGACGCCTTCGGTAAAAGAAGGCACCGGCACGACAGTGCTGCAAGGGCTGCTGCCCCACCAGTGGGGCTATTTGGCCAGCGGCTCGGCCCAGCCCGCGGGGCAGGTGTATCCGTCGGTGCGGGGGCAGTTGAAAATGCTGGCCTCCAACACCTTCTCGACGGCCTACACCTTCCACGGCGTGCTGCCCACGCTGCCCTACCTGGATAACTACAGCGCCGGTTTCAGCCCCGTCAAGCTCAACGACAAGGTGAAAGCCCTGCAAAACAACGGCCTGGCTGAGTGGACCGACTCCTACAACGAGGGCCAGGAAATGAACAAGCTGATCCAAACGGCCCGCATTGCCGATGAGGCCGGCAACGTGGAAGCCCGCAACAAGATTCTGGCCACCATCAAGACCCGGCTGGAAGACTGGCTGTCGGTGGAAGGCGGCGAAAAGGCGTTTCTGTTTTACTACGACACGAAGTGGTCGGCGCTGCTGGGCTACCCGGCCGGCCACCATCAGGACGACAACCTGAACGACCACCACTTCCACTGGGGCTACTTTATTCACGCCGCCGCCTTCGTGGAACAGTACCAGCCCGGCTGGGCCAGCCAGTGGAGCGAGATGGTGAACATGCTCATCCGCGACGCCGCCAACCCCAGCCGGACCGACACCAAGTTTCCCTTCCTGCGCAACTTCGACCCCTACGCGGGTCACGCCTGGGCCGACGGCTTCGCCAGCTTCCCGCAGGGCAACAACCAGGAGTCGACTTCCGAGAGTATGCAATTCAACTCGTCGCTGATTCACTGGGGCGCTATTACCAATAACAAGGCCACCCGCGACCTGGGCATCTACCTCTACGCCACCGAGCAGGCCGCCATTGAGGAGTACTGGTTCGACGTGAATGACCGCACCTTCCAGCCCGACTACGCCTACAGCGTCACGGGCCGGGTGTGGGGCGCGGGCTACGACGCGGGCACTTTCTGGACCCCCGACATCCGCGCCGTCTACGGTATTCAGCTCTACCCCATGCACGGGGGCTCCTTGTACCTGGGGCTGAACAAACCCTACGTGCAGAAGCTCTGGACCGAAATTACCCAGAACACCGGCATTCTGCAGAACGAGGCTAACCCCAACACCTGGCACGATTTGCTGTGGGAATACCTGGCCTTTATTGACCCCGTGAAGGCCATTCAACTCTACGATTCCTACCCCGACCGCGCCATCAAGTTCGGTGTTTCGGATGCCCAGACCTACTACTGGCTGCACGCCATGAATGCCCTGGGCCAGCTCGACGCCACCGTGACGGCCAACAACCCCGAAGCGGCGGTGTTCATCAAAAATGGCCAGAAAACCTACGTGGCCCAGAACTACAGCAGTTCGCCCATCACCGTTACCTTCTCCGACGGTTACGTGCTGAACGTACCGGCCCGCAAGCTGGCTACCAGCAAAGATGTAGCCGTAGCCGGCACTATTACGGCCAACGCTACGGAAGTAGCCGCCAACGGCAGCGTGACCCTGAGCGTGGCTACTACTGGCAGCGGCGTGACGGGCGTGGAGTTCTTCGACGGCAGCACTTCCCTGGGCACCGTGACCAGCACGCCCTACACCAAAACGGCTGCCAACCTGCCCGTAGCCATTCATAATTTCTACGCCAAGGTGTACGCCGGCTCATTGTTTAAAGTCACCAACATTGCCACCGTGCAGGTGGGTAAGCAGGTTTCCTTCACTGGCTCACCCCAGGCCGTGCCCGGCACCATCGAGGCCGGCAAGTATGACTCGTACCCGGGCGGTAAGGGCCAGGGCATTGCTTACAACGACGCCTCAGAGGGCAACCAGGCCACGTTTGAGCCCGCGCCGACCGTAGCGTTCCGCACCAACGAAAACGTGGACGCCGTATCGGATGCGGCCGAAGGCGCTACCGTGGGCTGGGTGGATGCCGGCGAATGGCTGGAGTACACCGTCAACGTGTCGGCGGCCGGCACCCACACGCTGGCCATGCGCTATGCGGCTGGCAACGCCACCGGCGGCGGGCCCTTCTTCCTCTCGGTAGATGGCACCCAAGTAGGCGGCGACCAGACCGTGACGACAACCAGCAACTGGGGAACCTGGGCCACCAAAACCATTACCGGCCTCAACCTGCCGGCTGGGGAGCATGTGCTGCGCCTGACCTTCACCCAGGGCGGCTTGAACGTAGGCCGCCTGACCTTTACTTACACCGGTACGGGCACCAGCAACACCCCGCCGACGGTAAGTTTGACCTCACCCACGGCCAACGCCAGCTTCGCGGCCCCGGCCAGCATTAACATCACGGCCAACGCGGCTGACGCCAACGGGACAGTCAGCAAAGTCGAGTTCTTCCAAGGGGCCACCAAACTAGGCGAGGACCTGACAGCTCCTTATAGCTTCAGCTGGACGGGCGTAGCCGCGGGCACCTATTCGCTCACGGCCAAGGCCACCGACAACGCCAATGCCAGCACGGTTTCCAGCGCGGTGAGCGTGGTCGTAACGGGTGGCACTACCGGCGGAACCTGCACCGGTGGGCCCACCAACGGCGACTATACCTTCTCGGTATCCGGAGCCAGCAGCAACCCCACGCTGACTTTCGTGCCCGGCCGCAGCGGTGTCGGCAGTCCCACGCTGCTGCTCTACTACGGCACCAGTCCTAACGGTCCCTTCCCAGGCTACACGGCCCAGCCCAACACGCCCTTTACCCTCGCGGCCAACGCGGGTCAAACGGTGTATTTCTACTACACTTACAGCGTACCCGAAGGCGGGGAGCGCAACACCAGCGCCACGCCCCACAGCGTAACCGTAGGCAACTGCGGCACGGGCACGACCAACACGCCGCCCACGGTCAGCCTGACTTCACCGGCCACCAACGCCAGCTTCGCGGCTCCGGCCAGCATTACCATTACTGCCAACGCGGCGGATGCTAACGGCACGGTGAGCAAAGTCGAGTTCTTCCGGGGCACCACCAAGCTGGGTGAAGACCTCACGGCCCCGTATAGCTACTCCTGGACGGGCGTAGCGGCCGGCACCTATTCGCTCACGGCCAAGGCCACCGACAACGCTGGCGCCACCACAACTTCGGCCGCGGTAAGCGTAACGGTAACCGGCGGCACCAGCTCGGGGGCTACTGCGCTACTACTGCCGATTTCAGCTACGGCGCCGTGA
- a CDS encoding protein adenylyltransferase SelO, which yields MSSTTPTIDQAPFQNSFVDEMRGEASFDQRPRQVPGYLYSRVKPTPVRDPKLLAWSDELAAFLGLARPAERGPAVEALAGNLVTDTMKPFAARYGGHQFGNWAGQLGDGRAISLGEVTATDGRPWEIQLKGAGPTPYSRRADGRAVLRSSLREFLCSEAMHYLGVPTTRALSLVSTGDLVVRDMFYNGNPQAEPGAIVARVAPTFVRFGNFQMMASAAELDNLRDLANYVIRRYYPELGEPTGPEVYVRWFEEICRRTAVMLAHWMSVGFVHGVMNTDNMSILGLTIDYGPYGWLEPYDPDWTPNTTDFGGRRYAYGQQPNVGLWNLWQLARALAYLVPDPEMFRPGLDLYSATFEATRHDMMRRKLGLTSQDEAEDKALFEALHEALAESEVDMTLFFRHLSHAAPAVLQNPASAETAWQELLAAATYSTSPEEENKLLSWLGHYQRRLQQETAAPDAIRELMLSANPKYVLRNYLAQQAIEAAEAGDTSVLERLMTVLKTPFAEQPEHEELAAKRPDWAREKPGCATLSCSS from the coding sequence ATGTCTTCTACCACCCCAACTATAGATCAAGCCCCGTTTCAGAATTCCTTTGTGGATGAAATGCGCGGTGAGGCTTCTTTCGACCAGCGCCCGCGCCAAGTGCCTGGCTATCTGTACTCCCGCGTGAAGCCCACGCCCGTGCGCGACCCAAAGCTGCTGGCTTGGTCCGACGAGCTGGCCGCCTTCTTGGGCCTGGCCCGGCCCGCTGAGCGCGGCCCGGCCGTGGAGGCCCTGGCCGGCAACTTGGTTACCGATACAATGAAGCCCTTTGCCGCCCGCTACGGTGGCCACCAGTTCGGTAACTGGGCCGGGCAGCTCGGCGACGGTCGGGCCATTTCCCTGGGTGAAGTCACGGCTACCGATGGCCGGCCCTGGGAAATTCAGCTCAAAGGAGCCGGCCCCACACCTTACTCGCGCCGGGCCGATGGCCGGGCCGTGCTGCGCTCCTCGTTGCGCGAGTTTCTGTGCAGCGAGGCCATGCACTACCTGGGCGTGCCCACGACCCGGGCCCTGAGCCTGGTCAGCACCGGCGACCTGGTGGTGCGCGACATGTTCTACAACGGCAACCCCCAGGCCGAGCCCGGCGCCATTGTGGCCCGGGTGGCGCCCACGTTCGTGCGCTTCGGCAACTTCCAGATGATGGCCTCGGCCGCCGAGCTGGATAACCTGCGCGACCTGGCCAACTACGTGATTCGGCGTTACTACCCCGAACTGGGCGAGCCCACGGGGCCGGAAGTGTACGTGCGCTGGTTTGAGGAAATCTGCCGCCGCACCGCTGTCATGCTGGCGCACTGGATGTCGGTGGGCTTTGTGCACGGGGTGATGAATACCGACAACATGAGCATCCTGGGCCTCACCATCGACTACGGTCCCTACGGCTGGCTGGAGCCCTACGACCCCGACTGGACGCCCAACACCACCGACTTCGGCGGGCGCCGCTACGCCTACGGGCAGCAGCCCAACGTAGGCCTCTGGAACCTGTGGCAGCTGGCCCGGGCCCTGGCCTACCTCGTGCCCGACCCCGAGATGTTCCGCCCCGGCCTGGACTTATACTCGGCTACCTTCGAGGCAACCCGCCACGACATGATGCGGCGCAAGCTGGGTCTGACCAGCCAGGATGAGGCCGAAGACAAGGCCCTGTTCGAAGCCCTGCACGAAGCGTTGGCCGAGTCGGAAGTGGATATGACCCTGTTCTTCCGCCACCTCTCGCACGCCGCCCCGGCCGTACTGCAGAACCCAGCCTCGGCCGAAACTGCGTGGCAGGAGCTGCTAGCGGCGGCCACGTATTCAACCTCGCCCGAGGAAGAAAACAAGCTGCTGAGCTGGTTGGGCCACTATCAGCGTCGCTTGCAGCAGGAAACAGCCGCCCCGGATGCTATTCGGGAGCTAATGCTCAGCGCCAACCCCAAGTACGTGCTGCGCAACTACCTGGCCCAGCAGGCTATTGAGGCCGCCGAAGCCGGTGACACGTCGGTGCTGGAGCGGCTGATGACCGTGCTTAAAACCCCGTTTGCCGAGCAGCCCGAGCACGAGGAGCTGGCCGCCAAGCGCCCCGATTGGGCCCGTGAGAAACCCGGCTGCGCTACACTCTCGTGCAGCTCGTAA
- a CDS encoding helix-turn-helix transcriptional regulator — translation MNRFDRITALLIQLQAKRVVRGPDLAARFGVSLRTIYRDLRTLEEAGVPLCGEAGVGYSLAEGYRLPPVMFNREEATALLTAEKLAAQLTDAHTAQLSQTAMDKLRAVLRRPDRDYLEDLGSRIRVFGGARRPTVPAPAAGTQQPLLDAIARQRVVRLEYRAGHQGTPSRRDVEPIGVYFGQHWHVVAFCRLRQEFRNFRLDRIAGLQVLDEAYEPRPDTLQSYWAELAKERQTQVAVVRFGPQVLGQVHENKHYFGWKHEQAPDAAGWVEMTLVPGCLEHLARWLLLFAGQVQVQAPADLQTKVQELARAAHDFFCVPAETY, via the coding sequence ATGAACCGCTTCGACCGAATTACTGCCCTGCTGATTCAGCTCCAGGCCAAGCGCGTGGTACGCGGCCCTGACTTGGCTGCCCGCTTCGGCGTGAGTTTGCGCACTATTTACCGCGACCTGCGTACCCTGGAAGAAGCCGGGGTGCCCCTATGCGGGGAGGCGGGCGTGGGCTATTCCCTAGCCGAAGGGTATCGGCTGCCGCCGGTCATGTTTAACCGGGAAGAAGCCACGGCCCTGCTTACGGCCGAAAAGCTCGCTGCCCAGCTCACCGACGCCCATACCGCCCAGCTCAGCCAAACGGCTATGGACAAGCTGCGCGCCGTACTGCGCCGCCCTGACCGCGACTATCTGGAAGATTTAGGTTCGCGCATCCGCGTATTTGGTGGGGCCCGGCGCCCCACCGTCCCGGCGCCCGCGGCCGGTACCCAACAGCCCCTGCTCGATGCCATTGCCCGCCAGCGGGTGGTACGCCTGGAGTACCGCGCCGGCCACCAGGGCACGCCCTCCCGCCGCGACGTGGAGCCCATCGGGGTGTATTTCGGGCAGCATTGGCACGTGGTGGCCTTCTGCCGCCTGCGCCAGGAGTTTCGGAACTTCCGCCTCGACCGGATAGCGGGCCTGCAGGTGCTCGACGAAGCCTACGAGCCCCGCCCCGACACGCTGCAGTCGTACTGGGCCGAGCTGGCTAAGGAACGCCAGACCCAGGTGGCCGTAGTGCGCTTCGGGCCGCAGGTACTCGGGCAGGTACACGAAAACAAGCACTACTTCGGCTGGAAGCACGAGCAGGCCCCGGATGCGGCCGGCTGGGTGGAAATGACCCTGGTGCCCGGCTGCCTGGAGCACTTGGCCCGGTGGCTGCTGCTCTTCGCCGGCCAAGTACAGGTGC